From Trichoplusia ni isolate ovarian cell line Hi5 chromosome 20, tn1, whole genome shotgun sequence, a single genomic window includes:
- the LOC113503877 gene encoding uncharacterized protein LOC113503877 isoform X1, whose product MNYNTYSFFVTKMALPDLDPRNGGSCSNCLANKFLCYVIAYVQMMLWICSLFTVMFDPGSMRVVVEKNDTAVTVIAIIILLVSIVFSALLLVGLHKGKQVFLKSYCIYAGSYVLLMIISLVVTIFVQPSRLGVRGFFSTIFNIILQAFFLVVVRSYYLLHYCNAGRQANIRATI is encoded by the exons aaCCAAGATGGCGCTTCCAGATCTTGACCCTCGGAATGGAGGCTCTTGCAGCAACTGTTTGGCGAACAAGTTTCTCTGTTACGTCATAGCGTATGTGCAAATG atgCTGTGGATTTGCTCTTTATTCACCGTGATGTTCGACCCGGGGTCCATGAGGGTAGTCGTGGAGAAAAACGATACAGCTGTCACTGTTATAGCTATCATCATCCTACTCGTGTCTATCGTGTTTTCTGCTCTGCTTCTAGTTGGATTACATAAG GGGAAGCAGGTATTCCTAAAAAGCTACTGCATATACGCTGGTTCTTACGTGTTGCTGATGATAATATCCTTAGTCGTCACTATCTTCGTCCAGCCGTCGAGACTTGGTGTCCGAGGCTTTTTCTCcactatatttaatataa TTCTTCAGGCGTTCTTCCTCGTCGTAGTCAGAAGTTATTATTTGTTGCATTACTGTAATGCCGGACGCCAAGCTAATATTCGAGCTACGATTTAG
- the LOC113503877 gene encoding uncharacterized protein LOC113503877 isoform X2, whose translation MALPDLDPRNGGSCSNCLANKFLCYVIAYVQMMLWICSLFTVMFDPGSMRVVVEKNDTAVTVIAIIILLVSIVFSALLLVGLHKGKQVFLKSYCIYAGSYVLLMIISLVVTIFVQPSRLGVRGFFSTIFNIILQAFFLVVVRSYYLLHYCNAGRQANIRATI comes from the exons ATGGCGCTTCCAGATCTTGACCCTCGGAATGGAGGCTCTTGCAGCAACTGTTTGGCGAACAAGTTTCTCTGTTACGTCATAGCGTATGTGCAAATG atgCTGTGGATTTGCTCTTTATTCACCGTGATGTTCGACCCGGGGTCCATGAGGGTAGTCGTGGAGAAAAACGATACAGCTGTCACTGTTATAGCTATCATCATCCTACTCGTGTCTATCGTGTTTTCTGCTCTGCTTCTAGTTGGATTACATAAG GGGAAGCAGGTATTCCTAAAAAGCTACTGCATATACGCTGGTTCTTACGTGTTGCTGATGATAATATCCTTAGTCGTCACTATCTTCGTCCAGCCGTCGAGACTTGGTGTCCGAGGCTTTTTCTCcactatatttaatataa TTCTTCAGGCGTTCTTCCTCGTCGTAGTCAGAAGTTATTATTTGTTGCATTACTGTAATGCCGGACGCCAAGCTAATATTCGAGCTACGATTTAG